The genome window AACCACGCGGCGCCGGAGCGTGACGAAACCGCGCCCGGCATCGGCCTTTCGCAAATCGAAGCCGCGCGCGGGCGCCTCGTGCACGCCGTCGAAATGAGCGGCGGCAAGGTTTCCCGCTATCGCATCCTTGCGCCGACCGAATGGAACTTCCACCCCGAAGGCGCGGCCGCGCGCGGTCTCGCCCGCATCGCGCAAGGCGATTCTCACGATGTCGCGAGAATCGCTCGCCTTTTTGTGACCGCCGTCGACCCTTGCGTCGGCTATGAAGTGAGGGTGCATTGATGCACGAGATGGCGTTGGCGCAAGGTGTCGTGCGTATCCTCGAAGAGCAGGCGACCCAGCAACATTATTCCCGCGTGCGCGTTGTGCGGCTCGAAGTCGGGCCGTTTGCAACCGTCGAGCCGCAGGCGCTGCGGTTCTGCTTCGACGCTGCAACGCGCGGCACCATCGCGGAAAATGCCACGCTCGACATTGTGGAGACGGCGGCTGCGGCGTGGTGTTTCGCATGCGGCGAGAGCGTCATCATAAAGGAGCGTAGCGGAACCTGCCCAAGTTGCGGCAGCTTCCAGTTGCAGGTAACGGGCGGCGACGAATTAAGAATAAGAGAGCTGGAGGTTGACTGATGTGTGGGACGTGCGGATGCGGAGACGGCGAAACGAAGATCGAGGCTGCGTCCGTCAATGCGGCGGGCGCGCATCAACACGGCGATGCGCACAGCCACGACCACACACACGATCACGACGGCCATCACCACCACGACCACACCCATAACCACGCCCACGAACACACCCATGAAGACGGCGTGACGCATTCTCACCCGCACGAGCATCATCACACCCACGACCACGAGCACGGCGAAGGTCACGAACACCCGCACGAGCACGGCGAGGGCGACCATCACGATC of Rhodomicrobium vannielii ATCC 17100 contains these proteins:
- the hypA gene encoding hydrogenase maturation nickel metallochaperone HypA; this translates as MHEMALAQGVVRILEEQATQQHYSRVRVVRLEVGPFATVEPQALRFCFDAATRGTIAENATLDIVETAAAAWCFACGESVIIKERSGTCPSCGSFQLQVTGGDELRIRELEVD